From Penaeus chinensis breed Huanghai No. 1 chromosome 43, ASM1920278v2, whole genome shotgun sequence, a single genomic window includes:
- the LOC125048293 gene encoding LOW QUALITY PROTEIN: chromodomain-helicase-DNA-binding protein 1-like (The sequence of the model RefSeq protein was modified relative to this genomic sequence to represent the inferred CDS: deleted 1 base in 1 codon) has protein sequence MIEVDWTQTQPKEEDENVQTIEKVLEHRVGKKGAVGMQTYLYEVEKNGDPNADFDPNDPEQVETQYLIKWKGWAHLHNTWESEESLKTQKYNAFQVKGMKKLENYLRREEEMAIWRHRASPEEVEYMEIQSELEKELYVSHVRAERIFAEAEENGNHYYYMKWENLPYAEATWELESLVRERFIEQLESFEVREKSSCTPKQCPALKHRPKFSAMKVQPDYLGGANENLELRDYQMDGVNWLIHAWCKHNSVILADEMGLGKTIQTISFLSYLFHTHAMYGPFLLVLPLSTLNAWQREFHNWAPDINVIVYIGDRDSRRIVRDYEWTTSSKRLKFNAVLTTYEILLRDKEDLRDSCQWACLVVDEAHRLKNEESQLYQALKEFRSNHRLLITGTPLQNSLKELWALLHFIMPEKFDDWDYFESQHDSENMRKGFHRLHKQLEPFLLRRVKKDVEKSLPAKVEQILRVDMMQQQKQFYKWILTKNYDMLKKGNRGSTSSFVNIVMELKKCCNHSHLIKPAEDTISTEILPALLRGSGKLMLLDKLLVRLRETGHRVLIFSQMVRMLDILAQYLQYRRFPFQRLDGSIKGELRRQALDHFNADGSQDFCFLLSTRAGGLGINLATADTVVIFDSDWNPQNDLQAQARAHRIGQKNQVNIYRLVTKNSIEENIIERAKQKMVLDHLVIQSMDTSGRTVFNKKMSSSNSNPFNREELNAILKFGAEELFKDDEENEEEPMCDIDEILRRAETRDEAPSMASDELLSAFKVASFNLDEEEEVSKLDSVDESTKDWDEIIPEDFRTKIDEEEKQKEMADLYLPPRKRKTVNQAGQKEDESPRAKKKRQDSESSNDDTDDDKPRKRGRPRMHHKETIKGFTDAEVRRFFKSFKKFSNPLRRLDTIAHDADLREKPISDLRKVGETIYERCQDAMKEHESQKENEKAPEVNGQPKQRRDRGPSFKLSGVAINAKTTLATLEELAPLDHIVPHAPVERASWTLQMKRVKDAHWDVPWGIQDDSRLLRGIYEYGMGSWEQIKGDPALNLDDKILLGGETKPQGKHLESRAQYLLKLIKKQMGLGPTKQLSQQAKIHKPLKLRKTKEPKGISKAIIENDDSSDDEKNTSQLSGVSLKKAPKVNEEPKEHKDSKESKSKARDIKEEKEDGEKAKVKEENDAKEEKPKKKKEKKEKKEKKEKDKKADGPMHITANGEPIPLDDSKELDKTHPLWDECKEKMRPMKRALKTLDNPNESLTQEEQIQQTRRCLIQIGDHIERCLENIKDPESLKEWKSLLWQFVSKFTEYDSKKLHKLYKKNKKIQEEKKEADKDKDHDKDKKDDKRDKKHEKEHDKKRDKGGSGGGGEGGGSGDKHHDKKRKMEESGAHSPSKKPYNGWGPRGREGDKWSDRDKSRDRDRDRDRSDRDRPRDRDRDRDRNYPRNHPGPGREWHNSPGGRDFKER, from the exons TACAATGCATTCCAGGTGAAAGGCATGAAGAAGCTGGAGAACTACCTGcgcagggaggaggagatggccaTTTGGAGGCACCGCGCATCCCCAGAGGAGGTCGAGTACATGGAGATCCAGTCGGAGCTCGAGAAGGAGCTCTATGTGTCGCACGTTAG AGCTGAGAGGATCTTTGCTGAAGCAGAGGAAAATGGCAACCATTATTACTACATGAAATGGGAAAATCTCCCCTATGCAGAGGCCACGTGGGAACTCGAATCCTTAGTTCGAGAAAGATTTATTGAACAA CTTGAGAGTTTTGAAGTGCGGGAAAAGTCATCTTGCACCCCAAAGCAGTGCCCTGCACTGAAACACAGACCAAAGTTCTCGGCAATGAAAGTCCAGCCCGATTATTTGGGAGGCGCAAATGAG AATCTAGAATTACGTGATTACCAGATGGATGGAGTCAACTGGCTCATTCATGCTTGGTGCAAGCACAACTCTGTCATACTTGCTGATGAGATGGGTCTGG GTAAAACCATCCAGACTATAAGTTTTCTGAGCTACCTTTTCCATACACACGCCATGTATGGTCCCTTCCTCCTAGTCCTACCACTCTCCACCCTGAATGCATGGCAGCGGGAATTCCACAACTGGGCTCCAGACATTAACGTCATTGTTTACATCGGTGACAGGGACTCCAGAAgaatt GTGAGAGATTATGAGTGGACAACCTCCTCCAAAAGGCTCAAGTTCAATGCTGTTCTCACAACCTATGAGATTCTTTTACGTGATAAAGAAGACCTGAGAGACAGCTGTCAGTGGGCTTGTCTGGTGGTTGATGAGGCACATAG GCTCAAGAATGAGGAGTCTCAGCTGTACCAGGCACTGAAGGAGTTCCGCTCCAACCACCGTTTGCTCATCACTGGCACACCCCTCCAGAACTCTCTCAAGGAGCTGTGGGCCCTCCTGCACTTCATTATGCCTGAGAAGTTTGACGACTGGGACTACTTTGAGTCACAGCATGACAGTGAGAACATGAGGAAGGGTTTCCACCGCCTTCATAAGCAGCTAGAGCCCTTCCTTCTGCGTCGTGTCAAGAAGGACGTGGAGAAGTCCCTCCCTGCAAAGGTGGAGCAAATCCTCAGGGTGGACATGatgcagcagcagaagcagttcTACAAGTGGATTCTCACCAAGAATTATGACATGCTCAAAAAAG GGAACAGGGGTTCAACTTCAAGTTTTGTAAATATTGTGATGGAGTTGAAGAAATGCTGCAACCACAGTCACCTCATTAAACCTGCTGAAGATACTATATCAACAGAGATTCTGCCG GCTTTATTAAGAGGCAGCGGGAAGTTAATGCTGTTGGACAAGCTTTTGGTTAGGCTGCGGGAAACGGGGCACAGAGTCCTCATCTTCTCCCAGATGGTGCGCATGCTGGACATCTTGGCGCAGTACCTGCAGTACCGCCGCTTCCCCTTCCAGAGGCTGGATGGCTCCATCAAGGGTGAACTCAGGAGGCAGGCACTCGATCACTTCAATGCTGATGGTTCTCAG GATTTCTGTTTCCTCCTGTCCACCCGTGCCGGAGGCCTTGGAATCAACCTCGCTACGGCAGATACC GTCGTCATTTTTGACTCGGATTGGAATCCCCAAAATGATCTGCAAGCGCAAGCAAGAGCACATCGAATAGGTCAGAAAAATCAG GTTAATATTTATCGGCTGGTGACGAAAAATAGTATAGAAGAAAATATTATTGAGCGCGCGAAACAGAAGATGGTTCTCGATCATCTTGTTATCCAGTCCATGGACACTTCTGGTCGCACTGTCTTCAATAAAAAAATGTCTA GCTCAAATTCTAACCCATTCAACCGCGAGGAGTTGAATGCCATCCTAAAGTTTGGTGCAGAGGAACTTTTTAAAGATgacgaggagaatgaggaggagccaATG TGTGATATAGATGAAATCCTCAGGAGAGCTGAGACGAGGGACGAGGCTCCGTCCATGGCCAGTGATGAGCTCTTGAGCGCATTCAAAGTGGCTTCCTTTAAtctagatgaagaggaggaagtctCCAAGCTTGACTCCGTTGATGAGAGCACCAAAGACTGG GATGAAATTATCCCAGAGGATTTCCGAACCAAAATtgatgaagaggagaagcaaAAAGAAATGGCTGACCTCTACCTGCCCCCAAGAAAACGGAAGACGGTGAATCAGGCAGGACAGAAG gAAGATGAATCTCCTCGAGCCAAGAAGAAACGCCAGGACTCTGAATCAAGCAATGACGATACAGATGATGACAAACCAAGAAAGCGAGGTCGGCCTCGCATGCACCATAAAGAGACCATTAAAGGTTTTACTGATGCAGAG gTCAGAAGATTCTTCAAGAGCTTCAAAAAGTTCAGCAATCCCTTACGACGTCTCGACACTATTGCTCACGATGCTGATCTCCGAGAGAAGCCCATCAGCGACCTGCGCAAAGTGGGCGAGACAATATATGAGAGGTGCCAGGATGCTATGAAGGAGCacgagagtcagaaagagaatgaaaaggcaCCTGAAGTTAATG GCCAACCCAAACAACGCAGAGACAGAGGACCATCGTTCAAGCTCTCTGGGGTGGCTATCAATGCCAAAACCACACTGGCAACCTTAGAGGAGCTAGCACCCTTGGACCACATCGTACCTCACGCACCAGTTGAGCGAGCGTCGTGGACCCTGCAGATGAAGCGGGTCAAAGATGCCCACTGGGATGTACCTTGGGGCATCCAGGATGATTCCAG GTTACTACGTGGTATTTACGAGTATGGAATGGGATCTTGGGAACAAATCAAGGGAGATCCAGCCCTTAACCTCGACGACAAAATCCTCCTTGGGGGTGAGACCAAGCCTCAGGGTAAACATTTAGAGAGCAGAGCACAATACTTACTTAAACTAATCAAGAAACAGATGGGTCTTGGACCAACAAAG CAGCTCTCTCAACAGGCCAAGATCCACAAGCCTCTCAAACTTCGAAAGACCAAGGAACCAAAGGGCATATCAAAAGCCATCATTGAAAACGACGACAGCTCTGATGACGAAAAGAATACCTCGCAGTTGTCAGGAGTGAGCCTTAAAAAGGCTCCTAAGGTGAATGAA GAGCCCAAGGAACACAAAGACTCCAAGGAAAGCAAGTCGAAAGCACGGGAcatcaaggaggagaaggaggatggtgagAAGGCCAAAGTAAAGGAGGAAAACGATGCCAAGGAGGagaaaccaaagaagaagaaggagaaaaaggagaagaaagagaagaaggagaaggacaagaaggcCGACGGACCGATGCACATCACTGCCAATGGAGAGCCCATTCCGCTGGATGACAGTAAAGAGCTTGACAAGACGCACCCACTTTGGGACGAG TGCAAAGAGAAGATGAGACCGATGAAGAGAGCACTAAAGACCCTTGACAACCCCAACGAAAGCCTGACGCAAGAAGAACAAATTCAACAGACACGACGCTGTCTCATCCAAATAGGAGATCACATTGAGCGCTGTTTAGAGAACATCAAGGATCCTGAGAGTTTGAAAGAATGGAAAAG cCTGCTGTGGCAGTTTGTCTCCAAGTTTACAGAGTATGATTCCAAAAAGTTGCACAAGCtttataagaagaacaagaagattcaagaagagaagaaagaggctgacaaggacaaggaccatgataaggataagaaggatgataaacgAGACAAGAAACATGAGAAGGAGCACGACAAAAAGCGTGATAAGGGAGGCAGTggtggagggggcgaaggaggagggagcggagacAAGCACCATGACAAGAAGCGCAAAATGGAGGAGAGTGGTGCACACAGTCCTTCAAAGAAACCTTATAACGGGTGGGGACCGAG AGGGCGCGAAGGGGACAAGTGGAGTGACCGGGATAAGAGTCGAGACCGAGACCGCGACAGGGACCGTTCGGATCGGGACCGACCCCGAGACCGCGACAGGGACCGAGACCGCAACTATCCACGCAACCATCCTGGCCCTGGGAGAGAGTGGCACAACAGCCCTGGGGGGAGAGACTTCaaagagaggtga
- the LOC125048294 gene encoding uncharacterized protein LOC125048294 has translation MGNKRKRQAADALSPFPAQEEKQGREERGGTRNVLSPAAAAMWISLSRHSTAEQNVAMPPSRPSAATSSSSQGLYPHVSATSGRYHYYYPPPPAVSAADALADAAEISGRYFNPPSAEPAVTAGRLSAACGNGVAGVGSCALLPEGGDAVGLSRLPVTPPSKFKRIKSFFKSSAKDRKEKDCKKRAADGAPAQRSVRRGASPVLIGHTSSSGVSIDNLRGVCRNDVPTRKSFRLVGQSSNLREARGEGLLPYWLEETPWRPRGPTEVSGLPGDSGQTHQEQTPGSPGSFDVRWASLKGRNKRRLSGKAQERPPGWEDVNLEANKKHNSARRAKSKLSLRPSFVIKSVDECARGKGRPSSLDLQGPSHGAREQADSSDVFDLKEITEKVDSIIANNSLLERQQCSYSTTNVAPHSACNSPGETATLMSSYIADRHLWSSTDSFICEDFMFSDKRRCFNDLAHEGMLQSLRSYSQIFLNQMNLDDPHEAETQGTERSASLASSPRLTPPGSRGSGEMRSSSPTQEDISSSSRVYDRLGLAEDRECSGGRQSASPPPTDVSPGRRRHWITFDSVEHLSEDVSHTPTADTSSIDDRRGTSPAEDGPDSENNQPGMLLKDHHGSTANLMEPRLEQPPEHYQCRLVRSYSQRGRRASRRVIDSMSRRMNPVEYDKMREPIPPMFSKAALTMHTGPGLFEEQQPPKIESPRREDLSSPQEETGAGARSCTSPSTKEDKAERPSTPRISLTPSLPSRVGSLRLPKMPAAFVRRSVSFAGPKVEHSEIKFQRMSENRGSFRRAMSGLGALARSFKKGKANPDSPATTPLESPGEEKRASICICDRDERGTFARDKEAKQRSAHRSASVKVHRNKQVPHAPRLPRRAIARNSAEPFTHT, from the exons ACACTCGACCGCCGAGCAGAATGTCGCCATGCCACCTTCACGGCCTTCTGCTGCCACGTCGTCCTCGAGCCAAGGTCTGTACCCACACGTGTCTGCTACTTCAGgccgctaccactactactaccctccccctcctgctgttTCTGCCGCTGATGCCCTTGCTGATGCCGCTGAAATCTCTGGTCGCTACTTTAATCCTCCTTCTGCTGAGCCTGCTGTCACTGCTGGTAGACTCTCTGCTGCCTGCGGTAATGGCGTAGCGGGAGTCGGTAGCTGCGCGCTGCTTCCTGAAGGCGGCGATGCTGTGGGTTTGTCCCGGCTTCCTGTGACTCCACCGAGCAAGTTCAAGCGTATAAAAAGCTTCTTTAAATCGAGTGCGAAAG ACCGCAAGGAGAAAGACTGCAAGAAGCGGGCGGCCGACGGAGCTCCCGCCCAGCGCAGTGTTCGCAGGGGGGCGAGTCCTGTTCTCATAGGTCACACTTCATCTTCAGGAGTCAGCATCGACAACCTGAGGGGCGTCTGTCGCAACGACGTCCCCACCAGGAAGTCATTCCGGCTGGTGGGCCAGTCCAGCAACCTGCGCGAGGCCCGAGGGGAGGGTCTGCTTCCCTACTGGCTGGAGGAGACGCCCTGGAGACCCAGAGGGCCGACGGAGGTTAGCGGGTTGCCGGGGGACAGCGGTCAGACACACCAGGAGCAAACGCCGGGTTCGCCAGGCTCGTTTGACGTCAGGTGGGCTTCCCTAAAGGGCAGGAATAAGCGCAGACTGTCGGGCAAAGCGCAGGAGCGGCCTCCTGGTTGGGAGGACGTGAATCTGGAGGCTAACAAGAAGCACAACAGCGCACGCCGAGCCAAAAGTAAGCTGTCTCTCCGTCCGTCGTTTGTTATTAAGAGCGTCGATGAGTGCGCGCGGGGTAAGGGCAGGCCCTCGTCTCTGGACCTTCAAGGGCCTTCGCACGGCGCCAGGGAACAGGCTGACTCGTCTGACGTTTTTGATTTGAAAGAAATCACGGAGAAAGTTGACAGTATAATAGCCAACAATTCTCTCCTGGAGAGGCAGCAGTGCTCGTATTCTACCACCAACGTGGCGCCGCACTCTGCGTGCAACTCTCCGGGCGAGACGGCGACGCTCATGTCCTCCTACATAGCGGACCGCCACCTGTGGTCTTCCACGGACAGCTTCATCTGTGAAGACTTCATGTTCTCCGACAAGCGCCGCTGCTTCAACGACTTGGCACACGAGGGGATGCTGCAGTCACTTCGATCCTATTCCCAGATCTTCTTGAACCAAATGAACCTGGACGACCCCCACGAGGCCGAGACCCAGGGCACAGAGCGTAGTGCGTCCCTCGCCTCATCGCCCCGGCTAACTCCACCTGGTTCGCGGGGGTCGGGGGAGATGCGCAGCTCATCTCCGACTCAAGAAGATATTTCGAGCAGCTCTAGAGTTTACGACCGCCTGGGCTTGGCCGAGGACAGGGAGTGTTCGGGCGGCAGGCAgagcgcctcccctccccccacggaCGTGAGTCCCGGCCGGCGCCGCCACTGGATAACTTTTGATTCTGTCGAGCACTTGAGTGAAGACGTGTCTCATACCCCTACTGCCGACACCTCCTCGATCGACGACAGGCGTGGGACCAGCCCTGCTGAAGACGGCCCTGACTCCGAGAACAACCAGCCAGGAATGCTCTTGAAGGACCACCACGGCAGCACCGCCAACCTGATGGAGCCGCGTCTCGAGCAGCCACCAGAACACTACCAGTGCCGCCTCGTGCGATCTTATTCCCAGCGCGGACGCCGAGCGAGCAGGAGAGTCATAGACTCGATGAGTCGCCGAATGAACCCCGTCGAATACGACAAAATGAGGGAGCCCATCCCGCCCATGTTTTCCAAGGCCGCACTCACCATGCACACGGGCCCGGGGCTCTTCGAGGAGCAACAGCCTCCCAAAATCGAGTCTCCACGAAGGGAAGACCTTTCGAGCCCGCAGGAGGAGACCGGCGCTGGCGCCCGGTCCTGCACTTCCCCGTCCACGAAGGAAGACAAGGCGGAAAGGCCCTCGACGCCAAGGATTTCCCTGACTCCCAGTCTGCCCTCGCGCGTTGGCTCCCTGCGCTTGCCCAAGATGCCGGCAGCCTTCGTGCGTCGCTCCGTGTCCTTCGCCGGGCCCAAGGTGGAGCACAGCGAAATCAAGTTCCAGCGTATGTCTGAGAACCGCGGGTCCTTCCGACGTGCTATGTCGGGACTGGGAGCGCTTGCCCGGAGCTTTAAGAAGGGCAAGGCTAACCCGGACTCCCCTGCCACCACGCCTTTAGAGAGCCCCGGCGAAGAGAAGAGAGCTTCCATCTGCATCTGTgacagggatgagagagggaccTTCGCCAGGGACAAGGAAGCCAAACAGCGCAGTGCACATAGAAGCGCCAGCGTCAAGGTACACAGAAACAAGCAAGTTCCTCACGCGCCCAGGCTGCCTCGCCGCGCCATCGCAAGGAACTCGGCCGAACCTTTCACTCACACCTGA